The nucleotide sequence CTACGCCAAAAACGGGCGGAAGTACAGAGAGCTCCTACGACTACACCGTTCCGGGCCTCGTCCCCACCGTTGCACAGCCCTCTTCCATGACCTGCTGGGCGACGGTCGCGACGATGATGCTCTCGTGGAAAAACAACCAGTCCTTTACCATCCAGGAGGCGATGGACCGCGCCGGCAGCACCTACCGGACGATGTTCGACAACAACCAGGGACTCCCTGCCGCAGAGCATGAGGCCTTTGCGGCGGCCTGCGGTATGAAAGGGGAGCCGCCGATGAGCTATACGCCCAACGGCATCCGCTCCCTGCTGGAAAACTACGGGCCGCTCATTGCCGTCGCGGACGAGGCACCGGGCGACAAATGGGCCATCCACGCCCGGGTCATCCGCGGGATCTACGGCGACGGAAGCGTCGACAACACCTTCCTGCGCATCAACGACCCCGCCGGGGGCAAACAGTACAGCGAATCCTTCCGGACCTTCGCCAACAAGTTCGAAGAGGTCGCCGACAGCCCGCGGCTGCAGATCATGCACTACTAGGCCTCACGCGGAGCGGTAACCCGCTCCCGCCTCTTTTACGCGGCTTTGCCGCGGCATTAGCTCAACACCGCTGTCTTGTCCATGCACACACCCGTTGGCACACGATGCGTTATACTGCCAGTTATGAAATACACGTATGCCCGCACCGTTATTCCAATATTATTTGCCATTTTTTTATTCTCCGGCTGTGCCACGAAGTCGGGAAACTGGGGAAGTGATGCCACGCTGCTGCCGGGATGGAAGGCCGTCGGCCATGCTGCCGCGGAGGCAGCACTCGACCCCCTTACATGGGCGCCGCTGGGAGCCGCGCTCTGCTTTCAGGTTGAAAATTTCGACCGGAGGGTCTCTGAGTGGGCCGTCGACCAGACCCCGGTCTTCGGCAGTACGGAGAATGCCTCTGATGTCAGCGACACCCTGAAAGAGGCTTCCAAGATCAACTACTACGTGACCGGCGTCACCGTTCCGACGCAGGAGGGATGGCGCGGCCTCGGGGACAGGGCCCTGGGCTTGGGAGTCGGATGGGTTGCGATGACGTCAACGGCGAAAGTGACGGACTGGATGAAAGCCGGTTTCGCCCGGGAGCGGCCCGATAAAAGCGATAAGCGGAGTCTCCCCTCCGGGCACACCTCGGGGGCGTCCGTGGCGGCAACACTTGCCGCCCAGAATATTGGACATATGCCGATTCCAAGAGGCCTGCAACTGGCATGGATGGGGGCCGCATACGGTGTCGCCGGTTTGACCGGATGGGCACGGGTGGAAGCAGGTGTGCATTACCCTTCCGATGTGCTTACCGGTTTTGCCCTGGGGCACTTTATAGGGCGTTTCTTCAACGATGCCTTTATCACGCCCGCCTACCGGGACAAGGTCGCCGTCAGTGTCGATGCCCTCTCCCGCAGCGACATGGCACTGTCACTGCACTACCGCTGGTAGAAGAACCGTTCTGCTCCCTAGGGTATCTGTAACACCAGGTTCAAACGTCCGAAATAGTTGGAGCGGACATACTGCCCGATCGGACGGCTGGGGTAGAGCTCCAGCGAAGCCCGCAGCCTTTCGTAATAGAGATCGAGCCCCAGCAGCCCCGTGATGAGCGTCGTCGGCATCTCGAAATCGTACCCATGCTGCTTAGCGTACTCGTGCAGGTAAAAATAGCCGACTACATCGGCAAAAAGTGCGAGGTTAAAGCTCCATCCCCACCTTCCCCTCCGTGTTTCCAGGTTGAGCTGATGGGCCAGCGAACGGTTGATAATGCCGCTGATCGTCACGAAGTTTTCGGGGACATTCTCCCCGATGCGCACGGCCGTACCCCCGCCCGCCCCGACGTAGCTGCTCCCCGCGTTGACCGAGAGGCTGTTGAACCACTCGAAGGTGTAACGCTCTGCGACACGGCCGGAGTATTGGCGCGTTCCCATCACATAGCCTGTCTGGAACAGCAGCCGGTCCGGTACCTGGTTGTCCCACCCCTGCGGTTCATCGATCCGCAACAACCTATGCAGGCCCTTCTGCACACTTTCGGCCCCCGAAGAGGGTCCCATAACCCCCAGCGTCATCAGCACCTCGTGGAAGATATGCTCATTCCAGATGAACAGCGACGCGGTCAGGGCCGTCGACCCCATATAGGGAACGTCATCGTAGACGGGTTCGGTCTCATTCGTATCTTCAGGCGTAATGGCGATCCCCTGGAGGCTGATGGCCCCGTTTTGCTTCATACCGGAGAGATCAAAGGGGAACACCGCCGTCAGCAAATCGCTCATTCCCTTGACGTAGCCGTATTGAAAACTCCCCTTTTCACTTGCATCCAGTGCATCGCTCATCCAACCGACCTGGAAACCGCCGGTGTATTTGTCGTCCGACCCGAAAATCATATCGTTGTCAATTGAAAACGACCAGCTCTCTGCAAAGAGCGGCAGGAGCAGCCCCGCCGACAGCAGCCCGATGATGAGACGCACCGTCACCCTCATGAAGCAGTGGCCAGGCTACGGCGGAAGAAAAAGAGCCCCAGCAGGAAAAAGACGACGCCGATCCCGCTGATGGCCAGCAACTCCGGCCAGACGATATCGATGCCCGCGCCGCGGTAAAGCACCGCCTGCGCCATGCTGACGAAGTGGCTCGTCGGCATCAGCAGCATGACGTTCTGCAGCCCCTGCGGCATGCTTTCAAAAGGGGTCACCCCGCCCGAAAGGATCTGCAGCGGCAGGATCGTAAGGATGATGATCAACCCCAGCTGCGGCATCGTCCGGGCAACGGTTCCCATAAAGATCCCCATCGACGTCGTCGAGAACAGCATCAGCAGCGATCCGAACAAAAAGAGCGTCAGCGACCCTTCCACGGGAACGGAGAGGATGCGCTGCACGACGATCTCGATCGAGAACGTAACACCGGCAAGCACGACAAGGCCCATCGACCACACCTTCGAGAGCATGATTTCCACCGCATTCAGCGGCATGACCATCAGGTGTTCCAGCGTGCCGTGTTCGCGCTCGCGGATCAGCGCCGCCCCTGCGAGCATGATGGAGAGCAGCGATATCTGCCCGATCACCTCCATGATGCTGCCGAAGCGGATGCTGTCGAGCGTGGGGTTGTACTTCATGCGCGTGACGACTTCGACCGGCAGCGGTGCCGATCTCCTTTGACCGTAGAGGAACTCCCGGACTTCGTCGTTGACCATCTGCTGGATATAGCCCGCCCCGATACCGGCCTGGGACATCCGCGTCGCGTCGATGTTGACCTGCAGCGTCGGATGCCTCCCCTGGAGCAGCTCCTTCTCGAACGAGGGCGGTACCGTGATGATGAAGGTGTACAGCCCCTCTTCCATCCCCGCGTCGGCGGCCTTGGCGCTGATCAGGTCCGGCGGAAGAAACCGGGGCAGGTAGAAGGCGTCCATGATCCGCATGGAGAGGGCCGAACGGTCTTCGTCGACGAAGGCCACGGGGACCTTGACCAGCTCCGTCGAGGTGGAGGTCGCCTTGACGTAGATGGCGAAGGTAAAGG is from Sulfurimonas sp. HSL-1656 and encodes:
- a CDS encoding phosphatase PAP2 family protein yields the protein MKYTYARTVIPILFAIFLFSGCATKSGNWGSDATLLPGWKAVGHAAAEAALDPLTWAPLGAALCFQVENFDRRVSEWAVDQTPVFGSTENASDVSDTLKEASKINYYVTGVTVPTQEGWRGLGDRALGLGVGWVAMTSTAKVTDWMKAGFARERPDKSDKRSLPSGHTSGASVAATLAAQNIGHMPIPRGLQLAWMGAAYGVAGLTGWARVEAGVHYPSDVLTGFALGHFIGRFFNDAFITPAYRDKVAVSVDALSRSDMALSLHYRW
- a CDS encoding ABC transporter permease, producing MKKHLVNIYLLGIKELRSLLRDKMMLFLIIYSFTFAIYVKATSTSTELVKVPVAFVDEDRSALSMRIMDAFYLPRFLPPDLISAKAADAGMEEGLYTFIITVPPSFEKELLQGRHPTLQVNIDATRMSQAGIGAGYIQQMVNDEVREFLYGQRRSAPLPVEVVTRMKYNPTLDSIRFGSIMEVIGQISLLSIMLAGAALIREREHGTLEHLMVMPLNAVEIMLSKVWSMGLVVLAGVTFSIEIVVQRILSVPVEGSLTLFLFGSLLMLFSTTSMGIFMGTVARTMPQLGLIIILTILPLQILSGGVTPFESMPQGLQNVMLLMPTSHFVSMAQAVLYRGAGIDIVWPELLAISGIGVVFFLLGLFFFRRSLATAS
- a CDS encoding lipid A deacylase LpxR family protein, translating into MRLIIGLLSAGLLLPLFAESWSFSIDNDMIFGSDDKYTGGFQVGWMSDALDASEKGSFQYGYVKGMSDLLTAVFPFDLSGMKQNGAISLQGIAITPEDTNETEPVYDDVPYMGSTALTASLFIWNEHIFHEVLMTLGVMGPSSGAESVQKGLHRLLRIDEPQGWDNQVPDRLLFQTGYVMGTRQYSGRVAERYTFEWFNSLSVNAGSSYVGAGGGTAVRIGENVPENFVTISGIINRSLAHQLNLETRRGRWGWSFNLALFADVVGYFYLHEYAKQHGYDFEMPTTLITGLLGLDLYYERLRASLELYPSRPIGQYVRSNYFGRLNLVLQIP